The following are from one region of the Denitrobacterium detoxificans genome:
- a CDS encoding ParB/RepB/Spo0J family partition protein, which yields MQIRNVRLDAIVADENNPRQDFGDLDALAASFAGNGGQPWNPPIVVADGSIFRIVDGERRIRAMRSLGEGAPEEVACVVCEGMDERDAAVAMVATDDKRRLTDEEKSRGTQQMLLLGVDDDVIDKAAHLAPGSARRARRGRSVAGDAGDQMTFDRLFAIGEFAEAGDDEAAAAVLDAEDGKWRFVADSRKRLSRNRATARAAIDALAGVGIGLVGERPLDMTHEYTLSPWKNIPKAVESHDWPEGCVAYAEVDDGMVTVYAPSSDAVDAEAEERSIAAQAKADELAAAVESVEAFVYESILSGGPLPNVGRWALDRVWATEGYSAPQFVRRAKEDGRELRMSKMFDYVSGLPLAVVIGNRMPTPAKFGVKALFLGELGGMTTYEHDKAVDWAAVYAAALADGFELDPELQPAVDAYVEWASSDDWKGDGEDGDE from the coding sequence ATGCAGATCAGGAACGTAAGGCTCGACGCCATAGTGGCCGACGAGAACAACCCCCGCCAGGACTTCGGCGACCTGGACGCGCTAGCCGCGTCGTTCGCCGGCAACGGCGGACAGCCGTGGAACCCGCCCATCGTGGTGGCCGACGGCTCCATCTTCCGCATCGTGGACGGCGAGCGCCGCATCCGCGCCATGCGCTCCCTGGGCGAGGGCGCGCCCGAGGAGGTCGCATGCGTCGTGTGCGAGGGCATGGACGAGCGCGATGCCGCCGTGGCCATGGTGGCCACCGACGACAAGCGCCGCCTGACCGACGAGGAGAAGAGCCGCGGCACGCAGCAGATGCTGCTGCTCGGCGTCGACGATGACGTAATCGATAAGGCCGCCCACCTCGCGCCTGGAAGCGCCCGACGCGCCCGGCGTGGCCGTTCCGTCGCGGGCGATGCGGGCGACCAGATGACGTTCGACCGCCTGTTCGCCATCGGCGAGTTCGCCGAGGCGGGAGACGACGAGGCCGCAGCTGCCGTCCTCGATGCGGAGGATGGGAAGTGGCGCTTCGTGGCCGATAGCCGCAAGCGCCTGTCTCGCAATCGCGCGACCGCCAGGGCGGCCATCGACGCGCTCGCCGGGGTGGGCATCGGGCTGGTGGGCGAGAGGCCCCTGGACATGACGCACGAGTACACGCTCAGCCCCTGGAAGAACATCCCGAAGGCCGTCGAATCGCATGACTGGCCCGAAGGCTGCGTCGCCTACGCCGAGGTGGACGATGGCATGGTGACCGTCTACGCCCCCTCATCCGACGCCGTGGATGCCGAGGCGGAGGAGCGCTCGATCGCCGCGCAGGCGAAGGCCGACGAGCTGGCGGCCGCGGTGGAGTCCGTGGAGGCGTTCGTCTACGAGTCCATCCTGTCAGGAGGGCCGCTGCCGAACGTGGGCCGCTGGGCGCTCGATCGCGTCTGGGCAACCGAGGGATATTCCGCGCCGCAGTTCGTCCGCCGCGCGAAGGAGGATGGCAGGGAGCTGCGCATGTCGAAGATGTTCGACTACGTGAGCGGCCTGCCCCTCGCCGTCGTCATCGGCAACCGAATGCCCACCCCGGCGAAGTTCGGCGTGAAGGCCCTCTTCCTTGGCGAACTTGGCGGCATGACCACCTACGAGCACGACAAGGCGGTGGACTGGGCTGCCGTGTATGCCGCCGCCCTCGCCGATGGATTCGAGCTCGACCCCGAGCTGCAGCCCGCCGTCGACGCGTATGTCGAGTGGGCCAGTTCTGATGACTGGAAGGGCGACGGCGAGGATGGTGATGAGTAA
- a CDS encoding ATP-binding protein yields MAHPDAPRLADAMEEGEWVYVQGSYGTRKTELACCIVEELVSIRHAHAMFSTAAELVKARIDAPELWNRARCIDFLAIDDLGKEGTSEYSVAAMWELVDARYSASKATVFTANYSRGDLLGLYARHGEAKTAEAIASRLQLCRCITTTGEDVRQRGGAR; encoded by the coding sequence ATGGCGCACCCGGACGCCCCGCGCCTGGCGGATGCCATGGAGGAGGGCGAATGGGTCTACGTGCAGGGCAGCTACGGCACACGCAAGACCGAGCTGGCATGCTGCATCGTCGAGGAGCTGGTGAGCATCCGCCACGCGCATGCCATGTTCTCCACGGCCGCCGAGCTGGTCAAGGCGCGCATCGACGCGCCCGAGCTTTGGAACCGCGCGCGCTGCATCGACTTCCTGGCCATCGACGATTTGGGCAAGGAGGGCACCAGCGAGTACTCCGTGGCCGCCATGTGGGAGCTGGTCGACGCCCGCTATTCGGCGAGCAAGGCCACGGTCTTCACGGCCAACTACAGCCGCGGGGACCTGCTGGGGCTTTACGCCAGGCACGGCGAGGCCAAGACCGCGGAGGCCATAGCGAGCCGCCTGCAGCTGTGCCGCTGCATCACGACGACTGGCGAGGACGTGCGCCAGAGGGGAGGCGCGCGATGA